The bacterium genome includes a window with the following:
- a CDS encoding amidohydrolase family protein: MLIVDANLELAGFGEGLCSIRIKGPRIESIQPLQPLRRSRLGASSGVELDDDVIDAQGRIVLPGFIDAHAHLLSGEFDTLTVDFAATADVDEMLSMVQQKAAELEREKFVVGVNWDDSKVRGIERLNRDLLDAVGVPNPIFLQRVCGHIALVNSRALEVLYSAPNFREISSHVDRERGEISEDAIHLMRRLVPIEHSDRVKGVRRAIDEALSLGVTSICEMHALPNQFAALRDAASDIEIFVYMDYISETSFAELERLEPSELCRPVGLKLVADGSIGARTAAVSRPYWGTDEHGELLLSREKTAAVAREALARGVQLAVHAIGDRAIDAVVGAFEDAGVSSFPDHRHRIEHLEILPEPLDEHLERLCRSGLVASMQPGFITTWGRHEDGLYGERFGPRWAETNAFGPLARAGVPLCFGSDSMPIGPIYGLRGAVRHPFPDFAMPLADAISAHTAGGAFAVRQEARLGRIQEGMAADLVVLTCRDASELLESHVAATIKGGRVVCAAEGVAS, translated from the coding sequence GTGCTGATTGTAGATGCAAACCTCGAGCTGGCAGGCTTTGGTGAGGGACTCTGCTCGATCCGAATCAAAGGCCCACGAATTGAGAGCATCCAGCCTTTGCAGCCGCTTCGGCGGAGTAGGCTTGGCGCCTCGTCCGGCGTCGAGCTGGACGACGACGTGATCGACGCTCAGGGCAGGATCGTTCTCCCCGGCTTCATAGACGCCCACGCACACCTTCTCTCCGGGGAGTTTGACACTCTGACGGTCGATTTTGCCGCAACAGCCGACGTGGATGAGATGCTCTCGATGGTCCAACAGAAGGCAGCCGAACTGGAGCGGGAGAAGTTCGTGGTCGGCGTCAACTGGGATGACTCTAAGGTTCGAGGTATCGAGAGACTGAACCGCGATCTATTGGACGCAGTCGGCGTCCCGAATCCTATCTTCCTACAGCGAGTCTGCGGGCACATAGCTCTTGTCAACTCACGTGCGCTCGAGGTCCTGTATTCAGCGCCCAACTTTCGTGAAATCAGCTCGCACGTTGACCGTGAACGCGGTGAGATAAGTGAGGATGCCATTCATCTGATGCGGCGGTTAGTGCCGATCGAGCATTCTGACCGCGTCAAGGGAGTGAGGCGGGCAATTGACGAGGCGCTGTCGCTCGGGGTGACGAGCATCTGCGAGATGCACGCTTTGCCGAATCAGTTCGCCGCGCTTCGGGACGCTGCAAGTGATATCGAGATATTTGTCTATATGGACTACATCTCGGAGACAAGTTTCGCAGAGTTGGAGCGGCTCGAGCCATCGGAGCTCTGCCGGCCTGTCGGGCTCAAGCTAGTGGCGGATGGCTCTATCGGCGCCCGCACTGCGGCGGTTTCGAGGCCATACTGGGGCACAGACGAGCATGGCGAGCTGCTACTATCGAGGGAGAAGACCGCTGCCGTGGCAAGAGAGGCTTTGGCACGAGGCGTCCAGCTCGCCGTTCATGCGATCGGCGACAGGGCGATTGACGCTGTGGTTGGGGCGTTCGAGGATGCTGGGGTGAGTTCTTTCCCCGATCACAGACACCGAATCGAGCATCTGGAGATTCTGCCCGAGCCGCTTGATGAGCACTTGGAGCGGCTTTGCCGCAGTGGGCTTGTGGCGTCGATGCAGCCGGGCTTCATCACGACTTGGGGGCGGCATGAGGATGGCCTTTACGGTGAGCGATTTGGGCCTAGGTGGGCCGAAACGAACGCATTTGGCCCGTTGGCGAGGGCAGGCGTGCCTCTTTGTTTTGGCTCAGATTCAATGCCCATTGGCCCGATCTATGGCCTTCGGGGAGCAGTGAGGCATCCTTTCCCGGACTTTGCGATGCCGCTTGCCGACGCAATCAGTGCGCACACCGCCGGCGGGGCATTTGCCGTCCGACAGGAGGCTCGCCTGGGCCGCATTCAAGAGGGGATGGCCGCGGACCTCGTGGTCCTCACGTGCAGGGATGCGAGCGAGCTGCTCGAGTCGCACGTGGCGGCGACAATCAAGGGTGGGCGAGTGGTTTGTGCAGCTGAGGGTGTGGCTTCTTAG
- a CDS encoding radical SAM protein — translation MTQIPVLRQPAPHIVVSSKKELHGWWPGKRECTAERMLINPYNGCDFGCLYCYANSMNWGYFKLYRRMGLVTVFKDMDANVARQLDSLDVAACGYLSPVTDPFQPINSRYRLSERIVRVFTERGVPIDVVTKGIIPDEVIRLLAQNRHSFAQVSITTVNDELRRRLSPGSSASTDDLFYSLRRLSSWPCEGRQKIHTVCRIDPILPFITDDRRELKHLIERAKLCGADHIIASCVDIPIHSKSEMLKTLYSLNPAPRLGYEKLFTDRIDGFLHAHIDYRRELFSYLRDLCMQNELSFALCMEFENVSTETMVKTASGKLKRVKSRGMNAEFMAGCQNCEGIDIPIYVRDLSGRYGYYIDHDGSKRPRFGPAAACTGACLTCSFPLCGVEDLAMGGTPNSRKDFNLRDYRRWSKQRADKKQEALLL, via the coding sequence ATGACGCAGATTCCTGTCCTTCGGCAGCCGGCGCCGCACATCGTAGTCTCGTCAAAGAAGGAACTGCACGGTTGGTGGCCTGGCAAACGAGAGTGCACCGCCGAGCGGATGCTGATAAACCCATACAACGGCTGCGATTTCGGGTGCCTCTACTGCTACGCCAACTCCATGAACTGGGGCTATTTCAAACTGTATCGGCGGATGGGGCTGGTCACGGTCTTCAAGGATATGGACGCCAACGTGGCGAGGCAGCTCGATTCGCTCGATGTGGCGGCGTGCGGCTACCTGTCGCCCGTGACGGACCCCTTCCAGCCGATCAACTCTCGATACAGGCTCTCCGAGAGGATAGTCCGCGTCTTCACTGAACGAGGCGTCCCGATCGACGTGGTAACCAAGGGCATTATCCCCGACGAGGTGATACGTCTTCTGGCGCAGAATCGGCACTCATTCGCCCAGGTCTCCATCACAACGGTGAACGACGAGCTCAGGAGGCGGCTCTCCCCAGGCTCGAGCGCCTCGACCGATGACCTTTTCTACAGCCTCAGGCGGCTCTCGTCGTGGCCTTGTGAGGGCCGGCAGAAAATCCACACCGTCTGCCGCATCGACCCCATCCTGCCGTTCATAACTGACGACAGGCGCGAGCTAAAGCACCTCATCGAGCGGGCGAAGCTCTGCGGCGCAGACCATATCATCGCAAGCTGCGTCGATATCCCTATCCACAGCAAGAGCGAGATGTTGAAGACGCTCTACTCGCTCAACCCAGCGCCGAGGCTTGGTTACGAGAAGCTATTTACAGACCGGATCGACGGGTTCCTGCACGCTCACATTGACTACCGCCGGGAGCTATTCTCCTACCTGAGGGACCTTTGTATGCAAAACGAGCTCTCCTTCGCGCTGTGCATGGAGTTTGAGAACGTGAGCACTGAGACGATGGTCAAAACGGCTTCGGGCAAGCTCAAGCGAGTGAAAAGCCGCGGCATGAACGCTGAGTTCATGGCCGGCTGCCAGAATTGCGAGGGCATCGACATCCCTATCTATGTGCGCGACCTTTCCGGCAGATACGGCTATTACATCGACCACGACGGCAGTAAACGGCCAAGGTTCGGCCCGGCCGCCGCCTGCACCGGTGCGTGCCTGACATGCAGCTTCCCCCTGTGTGGCGTTGAGGACCTCGCCATGGGCGGCACCCCTAACTCGCGGAAGGACTTCAACCTGCGCGACTACAGAAGATGGTCCAAGCAGCGCGCGGACAAGAAGCAGGAGGCGCTCTTGTTGTGA
- a CDS encoding right-handed parallel beta-helix repeat-containing protein yields MKRAILACVVIAASALLPIVVTAEPTITIYTDAQTYQYGDTIEVSLAALNLGSGVSVDLYVGLLTPDGGLYTLSPYGQSGWSGNLEAWIPDIYVPPGFAMDRTPFWWFDVPCSMPPIGGAGHYDFAAVLTRAGSFDEWVCNASFAPFAVRLWPASHYYVDGETGDDSNDGSESSPWKTITHALASALNTPATIHVAAGTYSASTNGERFPLRMKSWVSLTGDGPNTTTLDAEDSAYHVIFCYNANELTIEDFTITGGNANGDSSAHSSGGGIYCYESLPTIVSNTITANTAYSGGGIYCWDSSPIITNNAITDNTSEYYCGGGIFCYYYSSPAIENNAIEANAAVAYGGGIYCDCYSSPTVRNNTITDNTAEACGGGIYCYYTSPMIQNNAIEDNTAGYGAGVFWYGGSPTVRNNAILYNSAGGCGGGIYCYYSSPTIENNTILDNTANTNDGGGIYCYKSSPTIINCIMWGNSGDLYHCYATYCCIEENDPGEGNIHYDPMFVEGPFGDHYLHPDSLCIDAGSQSTEEAGLSDRTTQADSTPDTGTVDMGFHYPIP; encoded by the coding sequence ATGAAAAGAGCTATTCTGGCCTGCGTCGTAATTGCGGCCTCTGCCTTACTGCCGATCGTGGTGACCGCGGAGCCAACCATTACAATCTACACGGATGCTCAGACGTACCAATACGGCGACACTATCGAGGTGAGCCTGGCCGCACTGAACCTCGGATCGGGAGTGTCCGTTGACTTATACGTCGGTCTTCTGACGCCAGACGGCGGTCTCTATACGCTTAGCCCCTATGGACAGAGCGGCTGGTCGGGGAACCTCGAGGCGTGGATTCCCGACATCTACGTGCCACCTGGCTTTGCTATGGACCGGACGCCCTTCTGGTGGTTCGATGTGCCCTGCTCGATGCCGCCAATCGGCGGGGCGGGTCACTACGACTTCGCGGCGGTCCTGACGCGAGCGGGCAGCTTCGACGAGTGGGTCTGCAACGCGAGCTTTGCGCCATTCGCAGTTCGTCTCTGGCCTGCATCTCATTACTACGTTGACGGGGAAACAGGGGACGATTCAAACGACGGGTCTGAAAGCTCGCCCTGGAAAACGATAACACATGCGCTCGCATCCGCGCTCAACACCCCTGCCACCATCCACGTGGCCGCCGGAACGTACTCTGCCTCGACCAACGGCGAGCGGTTTCCACTCAGAATGAAGAGCTGGGTGTCTCTTACAGGTGATGGCCCTAACACGACGACTCTGGACGCGGAGGACTCGGCCTACCATGTTATCTTCTGCTACAACGCGAACGAGCTGACTATCGAGGATTTCACCATCACTGGTGGCAACGCTAATGGGGATTCATCCGCGCACTCGTCCGGCGGCGGGATATACTGCTACGAAAGTTTGCCGACTATTGTGAGCAACACGATCACGGCCAACACTGCCTACTCGGGCGGCGGCATATACTGCTGGGACAGTTCCCCAATCATCACAAACAACGCGATCACGGACAACACTTCCGAGTACTACTGCGGCGGAGGGATATTCTGCTACTACTATAGTTCGCCTGCAATCGAGAACAATGCGATCGAGGCCAACGCTGCCGTCGCCTACGGCGGCGGGATCTACTGCGACTGTTACAGTTCGCCAACGGTCCGAAACAACACGATCACGGACAACACTGCCGAGGCGTGCGGTGGCGGGATATACTGCTACTACACTTCACCGATGATCCAGAACAACGCGATCGAGGACAACACTGCCGGCTACGGTGCCGGGGTCTTCTGGTATGGAGGCTCACCAACGGTTAGGAACAATGCGATCCTGTACAATAGCGCCGGGGGGTGCGGCGGCGGGATCTACTGCTACTACAGTTCACCGACCATCGAGAACAACACAATCTTGGACAACACTGCCAACACCAACGACGGCGGCGGGATATACTGCTACAAGAGTTCGCCGACGATCATCAACTGTATCATGTGGGGCAACAGCGGTGATCTTTATCACTGCTACGCGACATATTGTTGCATAGAGGAGAACGATCCGGGCGAGGGCAACATCCACTACGATCCGATGTTCGTCGAGGGGCCATTCGGCGACCACTACTTGCACCCCGATAGCCTGTGCATAGACGCAGGAAGCCAATCTACTGAAGAGGCAGGCCTCTCTGATCGGACAACGCAGGCCGACAGCACGCCGGACACCGGCACGGTCGATATGGGCTTCCATTATCCGATTCCGTAA
- a CDS encoding glycoside hydrolase family 3 N-terminal domain-containing protein, with product MNEQVEQRQRATEKLIASMSMEQLVGQLLVTGFEGVEAPQLLKDHIRNHLVGGVILFRRNIFDADQTQYLTRSLQETASGAGEELPMLIMIDQEGGRVTRFDFAGRLPSAMALGAAGSRSYTYIAGQSCGKVLCALGINVNCAPVLDVLTNSKNTCIGTRSFGSDPERVAELGAQYINGLQSADVMAVAKHFPGLGAASFDTHLGPARVDKTVDELLECDLKPFEEAFRYGVAMVMATHAEYPKLPRDGELPASLSPYILTDLLRGRLDFRGPAVTDDLSMGAVAGRYGLAEAAVQAITAGADLLLFCHNLDEIEAVHSAIMSAIIGGELPSERVLEAAIRVLWLRAELKDRSARAAKAPSLSLDDLGPDMQELMFHEIAENAICVVKDEKGLLPVDADSSVLVVLPGLERLFNLQSSQKLRSLRDAMLDYFETVSEAIYDLDSPSSGQVNDVLRKANAADVVVFCTFSAGSHPRQLALGKKVSLLDKPRILVALDEPFDLSLLKGFGTTIAAFGFAEPTFRALASIIAGESSPGGRMPVEI from the coding sequence ATGAACGAGCAGGTTGAGCAAAGGCAGCGGGCGACCGAGAAGTTGATCGCCAGCATGAGCATGGAGCAGCTGGTCGGGCAGCTCCTGGTTACAGGTTTCGAGGGCGTTGAGGCGCCTCAACTCCTGAAGGACCATATCCGAAATCACCTGGTCGGAGGCGTCATACTCTTCCGGCGAAATATCTTTGACGCCGATCAGACGCAATACCTCACTAGAAGCCTTCAGGAGACTGCCAGCGGGGCCGGGGAAGAGCTGCCGATGTTAATCATGATAGACCAAGAGGGGGGGAGGGTTACACGTTTTGATTTCGCGGGCAGGCTTCCGTCTGCGATGGCCCTGGGCGCTGCTGGCTCACGCTCTTACACCTATATTGCGGGCCAAAGCTGCGGGAAGGTTCTCTGCGCCCTCGGGATAAACGTGAACTGTGCGCCGGTTCTTGATGTGCTGACGAACTCGAAGAACACGTGCATCGGCACGAGGTCTTTCGGGAGCGATCCCGAACGTGTCGCGGAGCTAGGGGCTCAATACATAAACGGCCTTCAGTCGGCGGATGTCATGGCAGTAGCCAAGCATTTTCCCGGATTGGGCGCCGCCTCATTCGATACGCATCTTGGGCCTGCCCGAGTTGACAAGACGGTTGATGAGCTCCTCGAGTGCGACCTCAAGCCCTTTGAGGAGGCCTTCCGATATGGCGTTGCGATGGTGATGGCGACCCACGCGGAGTATCCCAAGCTTCCACGGGACGGCGAGCTTCCCGCGTCGCTATCACCCTATATTCTCACGGACCTCTTGCGGGGCAGGCTGGATTTCCGCGGGCCGGCCGTCACGGACGACCTTTCGATGGGCGCGGTCGCGGGAAGATATGGCCTCGCCGAGGCTGCGGTTCAGGCGATTACGGCTGGGGCTGACCTCCTGCTGTTCTGCCACAACCTCGACGAGATCGAAGCCGTCCACAGTGCCATCATGTCTGCGATCATAGGTGGGGAGTTGCCGTCCGAGCGCGTGCTGGAGGCGGCCATTAGAGTGCTGTGGCTGAGGGCCGAACTCAAGGACAGGAGTGCACGAGCTGCAAAGGCCCCCTCGCTCTCGCTCGACGACCTCGGCCCTGATATGCAAGAGCTTATGTTCCACGAAATCGCCGAGAATGCTATCTGCGTCGTCAAGGATGAGAAGGGGCTCCTGCCGGTCGATGCCGATTCGAGCGTCTTAGTCGTCCTTCCGGGGCTCGAGCGCTTGTTCAACCTTCAGTCCTCACAGAAGTTACGCTCGCTTCGGGATGCTATGCTGGACTATTTCGAGACCGTGTCCGAGGCGATATACGACCTGGACTCACCCTCGAGTGGGCAGGTGAACGATGTGCTCAGGAAGGCCAACGCCGCTGACGTAGTGGTATTCTGCACGTTCTCGGCAGGCTCCCACCCCAGGCAGCTTGCACTTGGCAAAAAAGTATCGTTGCTGGACAAGCCCCGCATTCTCGTCGCGCTCGACGAGCCGTTCGACTTGAGCCTTCTGAAAGGCTTCGGGACCACGATCGCGGCCTTCGGATTCGCCGAGCCCACGTTCAGAGCGCTTGCCTCGATCATCGCTGGCGAATCATCGCCCGGCGGAAGAATGCCGGTAGAGATATGA
- the murA gene encoding UDP-N-acetylglucosamine 1-carboxyvinyltransferase, producing the protein MENLIIKGGKRLSGTVLTSGAKNAALPILAATILTEGKTRLLNVPDVVDIDSMCKLLSNLGVAVSSPDSDRHTIELNIGHLSRLEAPYDLVRKMRASVIVLGPMLAKYGHARVSMPGGCAIGERPINMHLAALAKMGASIEIDHGYVEATAKRLVGTSINLDYPTVGGTENIICAAALARGTTVIDNAAREPEIVDLADFLNKAGAKVSGAGTHQVIVDGVDTLSGVEHSIIPDRIEAGTYALAAAITGGEVTVSGCNPNHLGAPLEKLLEAGCEIATSRDSLTVKATGRARPVSITTQPYPGYPTDLQAQWLAFMTLADGSSIIKETVFERRFTHVQELRRMGAKITVDGDTAVVTGVERLQGAPVMCTDIRASASLILAGLAAENSTVISRVYHLDRGYERIEEKLRPLGAEISREQV; encoded by the coding sequence ATGGAAAATCTCATCATAAAAGGAGGTAAGCGGCTTTCGGGAACGGTCCTGACCTCGGGCGCTAAGAACGCCGCTCTTCCGATACTTGCGGCCACTATACTGACGGAGGGCAAGACTCGTCTTCTCAACGTTCCAGACGTTGTTGACATAGATTCGATGTGCAAGCTCCTATCGAACCTGGGGGTCGCTGTCTCGAGTCCCGACTCAGACCGCCACACCATTGAGCTTAACATAGGCCACCTCTCGCGGCTTGAGGCGCCGTACGATCTTGTCCGGAAGATGCGCGCGTCCGTGATAGTTCTGGGCCCAATGCTGGCCAAGTATGGACATGCTCGCGTGTCAATGCCGGGGGGATGTGCGATCGGAGAACGGCCTATTAACATGCACCTTGCGGCGCTAGCAAAGATGGGAGCGAGTATCGAGATCGACCACGGCTACGTCGAGGCGACGGCCAAGCGACTCGTGGGCACGAGCATAAACCTGGACTACCCCACTGTCGGCGGCACTGAGAACATAATATGTGCCGCGGCGCTCGCTAGGGGCACCACCGTCATCGACAATGCGGCGAGGGAGCCAGAGATCGTTGATCTGGCCGATTTTTTGAACAAGGCGGGCGCGAAGGTGTCCGGCGCTGGGACGCATCAGGTCATCGTCGATGGCGTCGATACGCTTAGCGGTGTTGAGCACAGCATCATACCCGACCGGATCGAGGCGGGGACATACGCGCTTGCGGCGGCCATAACTGGAGGCGAAGTTACGGTCTCGGGCTGTAACCCGAACCATCTCGGCGCCCCTCTGGAGAAGCTTCTTGAGGCAGGCTGCGAAATCGCGACGTCGCGGGACTCACTTACGGTCAAAGCCACCGGTCGAGCTAGGCCGGTCAGTATCACGACGCAGCCTTATCCGGGCTATCCGACCGACCTTCAGGCGCAGTGGTTGGCGTTCATGACGCTGGCCGACGGGTCAAGCATCATCAAGGAGACGGTGTTTGAGCGGCGGTTCACGCATGTGCAGGAGCTGAGGCGCATGGGTGCAAAGATCACAGTCGATGGGGACACGGCGGTCGTAACCGGAGTCGAGAGGCTTCAGGGTGCGCCGGTTATGTGCACCGACATACGGGCCAGCGCCTCGTTGATTCTTGCTGGCCTTGCGGCCGAGAACTCGACTGTCATCTCGCGGGTCTATCACCTCGACCGCGGCTACGAGCGGATAGAGGAGAAGCTCCGACCGTTGGGCGCAGAGATCAGCCGAGAGCAAGTTTGA